A window of the bacterium genome harbors these coding sequences:
- a CDS encoding haloacid dehalogenase-like hydrolase has translation MKLVVFDVDGTLTDTNQVDGLCFRLAFQQEFGLRKISRDWESYNYSTDQGIATEVLTSFFNRNPLDSELARARARFIRNLREAYCSNPRDFQEVRGAGSILRLLREETDWKVAIATGCWSESARFKLQRAGIQMDTPFASCEDSISRDGIVSRVIEKAKVYYECKDFSTVVFVGDGVWDVTTAKNLGIGFVGISANEKSQRLKKAGAKFICKDFQLTPVFLNYLNHFDAYESTN, from the coding sequence ATGAAGCTTGTAGTCTTCGACGTAGACGGAACATTGACAGACACCAATCAGGTGGATGGCTTGTGTTTTCGGCTCGCCTTCCAGCAGGAATTTGGTTTGCGAAAAATCTCACGCGATTGGGAATCTTATAACTACAGCACAGATCAAGGGATCGCTACAGAAGTTCTCACCTCTTTTTTCAATAGAAACCCGCTGGATTCCGAACTTGCCCGCGCGCGCGCCCGTTTTATCCGGAACTTAAGAGAAGCGTACTGTTCGAACCCTCGGGATTTTCAAGAAGTACGCGGGGCCGGTAGTATTCTTCGTCTTCTGCGCGAAGAAACCGATTGGAAAGTGGCGATTGCCACCGGATGCTGGTCGGAGTCCGCGCGGTTTAAGCTTCAACGCGCAGGGATTCAAATGGACACACCTTTTGCTTCCTGCGAAGATTCCATTTCACGCGATGGCATCGTCAGCCGCGTCATTGAAAAAGCGAAGGTTTATTACGAATGCAAAGATTTCAGCACCGTCGTTTTTGTCGGTGATGGAGTCTGGGATGTCACAACAGCAAAGAATCTGGGTATCGGCTTTGTTGGGATCAGCGCGAATGAAAAGAGTCAGCGTTTGAAAAAAGCGGGAGCAAAATTCATCTGTAAGGATTTTCAGTTAACACCGGTTTTTTTAAACTACTTGAACCATTTTGACGCTTATGAATCCACAAATTGA
- a CDS encoding PLP-dependent aminotransferase family protein, which translates to MNPQIDPYLYETLADKIASLIDKRTFLPGEKVPSVRRLSLQENVSISTVLQAYVLLEDRGLIEARPQSGYYVRLQRRALPPEPAISKPSLSASRVNVSELVASIHDAITRPDIVPLGAATPSPELLPMRKLNRILASIARESDGEEHSYGMMQGSEELRHQIARRSLDWGCSFSGADVVITFGCTEAINLCLRAVAQPGDTIAVESPTYYGFLQIIESLKMKALEIPTCPRDGICVDALEQAIKKQQVKACLIVSNFSNPLGCYMPEERKKQLVELLSRKQIPLIEDDIYGEIYFGNERPKVCKAFDQQGLVLLCSSYSKCLSPGYRVGWTAPGRFKDEVRRLKLMNTLSCVLPTQITIAEMLRSGGYDHHMRRIRRAYSSQVQKTSEAIAHYFPRGTRVTRPQGGFVLWAELPNSVDSLELYRKALDSKISIAPGSLFSPKQHYRNCIRLNCAHPWSDKIDQALATLGRLAYDCGSV; encoded by the coding sequence ATGAATCCACAAATTGATCCGTATCTTTACGAAACGCTCGCTGACAAAATCGCGAGTTTGATTGACAAAAGGACTTTTTTACCGGGCGAAAAAGTGCCCTCTGTTCGCCGGTTGAGCCTGCAGGAAAATGTGAGCATCAGCACTGTGTTGCAAGCGTACGTGTTGCTGGAGGATCGCGGGCTGATTGAGGCGCGTCCCCAGTCCGGTTACTATGTGCGTCTCCAGCGACGCGCGCTTCCACCGGAACCGGCGATCAGCAAGCCATCGTTATCCGCATCACGAGTGAACGTAAGCGAGCTTGTGGCCAGCATTCACGATGCGATTACGCGGCCCGATATCGTTCCCCTGGGAGCGGCTACACCAAGTCCGGAACTATTACCCATGCGCAAACTGAACCGGATCCTCGCGAGCATCGCCCGCGAATCGGATGGCGAAGAACATTCCTACGGAATGATGCAAGGAAGTGAAGAACTCCGCCATCAAATCGCCCGAAGATCGCTCGATTGGGGTTGCAGTTTTTCGGGGGCGGATGTTGTTATCACTTTCGGCTGCACGGAAGCCATCAATCTTTGTTTGAGAGCGGTCGCACAACCGGGAGATACAATCGCAGTCGAATCTCCCACTTACTACGGCTTTTTGCAAATCATCGAAAGTCTCAAGATGAAAGCTCTGGAGATTCCCACCTGTCCGCGCGATGGAATTTGTGTGGATGCCCTGGAACAAGCAATCAAGAAACAACAGGTCAAGGCGTGCCTGATCGTTTCCAATTTCAGCAATCCGTTAGGTTGCTACATGCCTGAAGAACGCAAGAAACAACTGGTCGAGCTTTTATCGCGCAAGCAGATTCCTTTAATTGAAGACGATATCTACGGAGAAATTTATTTTGGAAACGAGCGGCCTAAAGTTTGTAAAGCCTTTGATCAACAGGGACTGGTTCTTCTCTGTTCCTCCTATTCCAAATGTCTTTCGCCCGGCTATCGCGTCGGTTGGACTGCTCCCGGCCGCTTCAAGGATGAAGTCAGGCGACTAAAACTGATGAATACGCTTTCGTGCGTGTTGCCCACCCAAATCACCATTGCAGAAATGCTACGAAGCGGCGGATATGATCATCACATGCGAAGAATCCGCAGAGCTTACTCATCGCAGGTGCAAAAAACATCGGAAGCAATCGCACACTACTTCCCGCGAGGCACACGAGTCACTCGCCCCCAGGGAGGTTTTGTCTTATGGGCCGAGCTTCCCAATTCGGTGGATTCACTGGAACTCTATCGAAAAGCGTTGGATTCGAAAATCAGCATCGCCCCCGGCTCGCTATTTTCACCTAAACAACATTACCGGAACTGCATTCGCTTAAATTGCGCGCACCCCTGGAGCGATAAAATTGATCAAGCACTGGCAACTCTAGGCCGCCTGGCTTACGATTGCGGCTCTGTATAG
- a CDS encoding ATP-binding protein translates to MRARFLLIVFAHLCFSHYSFALDPSKFITQYGHRTWQIDDGLPQNTVRAIVQTRDGYLWLGTQEGLVRFDGIHFTVFDRKNTKEIRHNAVRALCESKDGSLWIGTAGGGVLRYQNGKFQSYLTRDGLLNDIVYSLFEDREGNVWIGTARGLNLWRNSKLDTDVITKSLSQDPIGSIYQDRQGHRWFGTWKGELKCWKSGNMHIYRVSHPDIAVRTIVEDRQGNLWVGTDGDGIRCFKNGEMYSYHRNDGLPDETVLAIHQDRHDNVWIATNSGLVRFRDGRFEVHSVSGGLSDKMALSLYEDFEGSLWVGTYGGGLNQLRDTKLTPYTLREGLSHPNVMTIFEDNAKNLWFTARGGGFLQWKEGKFHYHALNRFSHQDVYSICRDKRGNLWLGLDGSGLVLYRDGDMTIYTTRDGLSSDHVYAIVEGQENSLWVGTWSAGVNHFKDGRFISYTEKEGLANNFVRTLHEKDGRLWVGTMGGLSLFKDGKFTTFTTKNGLSSDQIRAIHEDDQGNIWIGTAGGGLNRFQNGRFRAYTTDHDFFNDVVFQILEDDQQNLWMSCNKGIFCVRKKDLDDFDAGKIRSIPSISFTKKDGMPSSECNGAGHPSGWKTKDGRLWFPTIAGVVVIDPGKIPVNRISPNVLVDSVRVDHRELDLLSGIKIPPGSSRFEFRYTTLSFLDPEQNKFKYQLEGHDTGWIDAGQSRFAAYTNIPPGSYRFRVIASNNDAVWNETGAVFAFTLQPHFYQTRWFLALCILGLTSIVFGLHRFRTNQLKARQAQLAGIVREKTKELLEAQKRLQETNLNLEERVQHGIEALREAERMAAYGQMMAGVAHEIRHPIFSLQATAYVLGNRLKGNEDLQPQLKILDRETRRMSRLMDDLLEFARPHSLLLSQVDPGSLLQEAVETFREQETPKVFLEWEADLPKVTLDRDRLIQVLINLIDNATKHAKRVSRIVVSAGSAPGEVPGIHLTVENDGSRIPGENLSRIFEPFFTTGKGSGLGLAIVRRVITEHEGTIDVESGPAGTLFRIFLPARGPKSNGVDNAEETHIDHR, encoded by the coding sequence ATGAGAGCCAGGTTCCTTTTAATCGTCTTTGCACACCTGTGCTTCTCTCATTACTCCTTCGCTCTGGATCCTTCCAAATTCATCACGCAGTATGGTCATCGTACCTGGCAGATCGATGACGGTTTGCCGCAAAACACCGTTCGGGCGATTGTACAAACACGCGACGGCTATCTCTGGTTAGGAACGCAAGAAGGATTGGTTCGTTTCGATGGAATTCATTTTACAGTATTCGATCGAAAGAATACGAAGGAGATCCGCCACAATGCGGTCAGGGCTTTGTGCGAATCCAAAGATGGAAGCCTCTGGATCGGCACTGCCGGCGGTGGAGTTCTCCGGTATCAGAATGGAAAGTTTCAAAGTTACCTGACGCGAGATGGTTTGCTCAATGACATTGTGTATTCACTCTTTGAAGACCGGGAAGGAAACGTTTGGATCGGAACTGCGCGTGGACTGAACCTCTGGAGGAACAGCAAGCTCGATACCGATGTGATCACAAAGAGTCTTTCTCAGGATCCAATCGGATCGATTTATCAGGACCGGCAGGGCCATCGCTGGTTCGGAACCTGGAAGGGGGAACTAAAGTGCTGGAAAAGCGGCAACATGCACATTTACAGAGTCAGTCATCCTGATATCGCTGTTCGCACTATTGTTGAAGATAGGCAAGGAAACTTATGGGTGGGAACCGATGGCGATGGAATTCGGTGTTTCAAGAATGGCGAAATGTACAGCTACCATCGAAATGATGGACTTCCCGATGAAACCGTTTTGGCAATTCATCAGGATCGGCATGATAACGTGTGGATTGCAACGAACAGTGGACTCGTCCGTTTTCGTGATGGTCGCTTTGAAGTCCATTCTGTGAGCGGAGGACTTTCCGATAAGATGGCGCTCAGTCTTTACGAAGATTTCGAAGGCAGTCTCTGGGTCGGCACCTATGGCGGGGGCTTGAATCAGCTCCGCGATACGAAGCTTACACCGTATACTTTGCGCGAAGGCCTATCCCACCCGAACGTAATGACGATTTTTGAGGATAATGCAAAAAATCTCTGGTTCACCGCCAGGGGGGGCGGCTTTCTCCAGTGGAAGGAAGGGAAATTTCATTACCATGCTTTGAATCGTTTTTCTCACCAAGATGTTTATTCCATTTGCCGGGACAAGCGAGGGAATCTGTGGTTGGGATTGGATGGATCGGGTCTGGTTCTTTATAGAGACGGAGATATGACAATTTATACAACGCGCGACGGATTGTCCAGCGATCATGTTTATGCAATCGTCGAAGGTCAGGAAAACAGCTTGTGGGTCGGAACATGGAGCGCCGGTGTCAACCATTTTAAAGATGGCCGGTTCATCAGCTATACAGAAAAAGAGGGCCTCGCCAATAATTTTGTAAGAACTCTACATGAAAAAGATGGGCGTCTCTGGGTCGGTACGATGGGAGGACTGAGCCTCTTCAAAGACGGAAAGTTCACCACTTTTACAACGAAAAACGGACTCTCCAGTGATCAGATTCGTGCGATCCACGAAGATGATCAGGGAAACATTTGGATTGGAACCGCAGGGGGCGGGTTGAATCGATTCCAAAACGGCCGTTTTAGAGCATATACAACTGATCATGATTTTTTTAACGATGTCGTTTTTCAAATACTGGAAGATGACCAACAGAACCTATGGATGAGCTGCAATAAAGGAATTTTTTGCGTGCGTAAAAAGGATCTGGATGACTTTGATGCCGGCAAAATTCGATCGATTCCTTCCATTTCCTTTACCAAAAAAGATGGAATGCCGAGTAGCGAATGCAACGGAGCCGGACATCCATCCGGATGGAAAACCAAAGATGGCAGATTATGGTTTCCGACAATTGCAGGAGTGGTAGTTATTGATCCAGGCAAGATTCCAGTAAACAGGATCTCCCCTAATGTATTAGTAGATAGTGTGCGGGTGGATCATCGGGAGCTTGATCTGCTTTCCGGTATCAAAATTCCTCCCGGAAGTTCGCGATTCGAATTCCGTTATACCACTCTGAGTTTTCTGGATCCCGAACAAAACAAATTCAAGTACCAGCTGGAAGGTCATGATACCGGATGGATCGATGCCGGGCAAAGCCGTTTTGCCGCATACACGAACATACCTCCCGGAAGTTATCGTTTCCGCGTGATTGCCTCCAACAATGATGCTGTTTGGAATGAAACAGGAGCCGTTTTTGCTTTTACACTTCAGCCGCATTTCTATCAAACCAGATGGTTCCTCGCCCTATGCATCCTGGGTCTAACTTCTATTGTCTTCGGATTGCATCGTTTTCGTACGAATCAATTGAAGGCCAGACAGGCTCAACTTGCCGGGATCGTTCGGGAGAAAACGAAAGAATTGCTGGAGGCACAAAAACGATTGCAGGAAACGAACCTGAATCTCGAAGAGCGTGTGCAACACGGGATTGAGGCGCTAAGGGAAGCGGAAAGAATGGCAGCGTACGGCCAAATGATGGCTGGCGTTGCGCACGAAATTCGTCATCCGATTTTTTCGCTTCAAGCGACAGCTTATGTGCTTGGAAATCGTCTGAAAGGGAACGAGGATCTGCAACCTCAGCTGAAGATCCTGGACCGGGAAACGAGAAGAATGTCACGATTGATGGATGATCTTTTGGAATTCGCCCGGCCCCATTCCCTTCTTTTATCGCAAGTCGATCCAGGTTCATTATTGCAAGAGGCCGTGGAGACTTTTCGCGAACAGGAAACCCCAAAAGTGTTTTTGGAGTGGGAGGCTGACCTTCCGAAAGTTACCCTGGATCGAGACCGATTGATTCAGGTTTTGATTAACTTAATCGATAACGCTACGAAACACGCGAAAAGAGTCAGCAGGATTGTCGTATCGGCTGGTAGCGCCCCGGGGGAAG